The following coding sequences are from one Saprospiraceae bacterium window:
- the hutH gene encoding histidine ammonia-lyase has protein sequence MQDWILDSSENQRISDLLPVANHTRKIRLSESTIAKIRDNRRMVEEDLLGSGKTFYGINTGFGILCDKVINADQLETLQHNLIRSHSCGTGMSADQRVVRWMILLKIISLAKGHSGVRYELIEFLIMLLNENILPEVPEQGSLGASGDLAPLSHCSLLCIGEGFLYHNGVRYASADFFRNHQTVLPGLKEKEGLALINGTQFSLAQLINCTIEAEKLLQTAIICACASLEAFNGNMDAFDERIHLLRNQDGQIWVASHIRSILAGSEIFTRSKNSVQDPYSFRCIPQVIGASKDAVDYVKSVAEKEISAVTDNPLIFENGDVLSGGNFHAQSLALATDFLKIALAEVGNIAERRMYQIIIGQRGLPDFLTQEPGVNSGYMIVQYSAASLVSYNKQLATPASVDSIVTSKGQEDHVSMAANAALQCNRIIEHLWQILAMEWMTASRAWCWRAGWNTSDILQKWITHYRSVVALKIQDHIPSEEYKPTVNFLGELDFPQ, from the coding sequence ATGCAAGATTGGATATTAGACTCAAGTGAAAATCAAAGGATCTCGGATTTACTCCCTGTAGCGAATCATACACGAAAGATAAGATTGTCCGAATCGACAATTGCGAAGATTCGGGACAATCGCAGGATGGTCGAAGAAGATTTGTTAGGCTCCGGTAAGACATTTTACGGTATCAATACCGGTTTTGGTATACTCTGTGACAAAGTCATCAATGCGGATCAACTGGAGACTCTTCAGCACAATCTCATCAGGTCTCATAGTTGTGGTACAGGCATGTCCGCAGACCAAAGGGTAGTCAGGTGGATGATTCTTCTCAAGATCATATCCCTAGCTAAAGGTCACAGCGGGGTCAGGTATGAGCTAATAGAGTTTTTGATCATGCTACTCAATGAAAATATCTTGCCAGAAGTACCTGAACAAGGTTCCCTGGGAGCATCCGGAGATTTGGCACCACTTTCACATTGTAGCCTTCTGTGTATAGGTGAGGGTTTCTTGTACCACAATGGTGTTCGGTACGCTTCTGCAGACTTTTTCAGGAATCACCAAACTGTATTGCCCGGATTGAAAGAAAAGGAAGGTCTTGCACTTATCAACGGAACCCAATTTAGCCTGGCCCAATTGATCAATTGCACAATTGAAGCTGAAAAGTTACTGCAAACCGCAATAATTTGCGCTTGTGCTTCCTTAGAAGCATTTAACGGAAATATGGATGCTTTTGATGAACGGATCCATTTATTGAGAAACCAGGATGGACAGATTTGGGTAGCAAGCCATATTCGCAGCATTTTGGCAGGGAGTGAGATTTTCACAAGAAGCAAGAATTCAGTTCAGGATCCTTATTCGTTCAGATGTATACCTCAAGTGATCGGAGCGAGCAAGGACGCTGTGGATTATGTGAAATCAGTTGCCGAAAAGGAGATCAGCGCCGTCACCGACAACCCCCTTATTTTTGAAAATGGAGATGTTTTGTCAGGAGGGAATTTCCATGCTCAAAGTCTGGCTCTTGCTACAGATTTTTTAAAGATTGCCCTGGCAGAAGTTGGAAATATTGCAGAGCGCAGGATGTACCAGATCATCATTGGTCAGCGAGGCCTACCTGATTTTTTGACGCAAGAACCAGGAGTCAATTCAGGTTATATGATCGTTCAGTATTCTGCAGCTTCATTGGTTAGTTATAACAAACAACTCGCTACTCCAGCTTCGGTTGACTCTATAGTGACCAGCAAAGGTCAAGAAGATCATGTAAGTATGGCAGCAAATGCTGCTTTGCAATGCAATCGGATCATCGAACACTTGTGGCAAATACTCGCCATGGAATGGATGACTGCTTCCAGAGCATGGTGTTGGCGCGCAGGGTGGAATACGAGCGACATACTTCAAAAATGGATCACTCATTATAGGTCTGTAGTAGCTCTCAAGATACAAGACCATATTCCTTCTGAAGAATACAAACCGACAGTTAACTTTCTCGGGGAGTTAGATTTTCCTCAATGA